A single window of Helicobacter pylori NCTC 11637 = CCUG 17874 = ATCC 43504 = JCM 12093 DNA harbors:
- a CDS encoding bifunctional 2-C-methyl-D-erythritol 4-phosphate cytidylyltransferase/2-C-methyl-D-erythritol 2,4-cyclodiphosphate synthase yields MSLIRVNGEAFKLSLESLEEDPFETKETLETLVKQTSVVLLAAGESRRFSQTIKKQWLRSNHTPLWLSVYESFKKALDFKEILLVVSELDYIYIQRHYPEIKLVKGGASRQESVRNALKMIDSAYTLTSDAARGLANMEALKSLFLTLQQTSHYCIAPYLPCYDTAIYYNEALDREAIKLIQTPQLSHTKALQSALNQGDFKDESSAILQAFPNRVSYIEGSKDLHKLTTSGDLKHFALFFNPAKDTFIGMGFDTHAFIKDKPMVLGGVVLDCEFGLKAHSDGDALLHAVIDAILGAIKGGDIGEWFPDNDPKYKNASSKELLKIVLDFSQSIGFELFEMGATIFSEIPKITPYKPAILENLSQLLGLEKSQISLKATTMEKMGFIGQQEGLLVQAHVSMRYKQKL; encoded by the coding sequence ATGTCTTTGATTAGAGTGAATGGGGAAGCTTTTAAACTCTCTTTAGAAAGTTTAGAAGAAGACCCTTTTGAAACTAAAGAAACGCTAGAAACGCTTGTTAAACAAACGAGCGTTGTTTTATTAGCCGCTGGGGAATCTAGGCGTTTTTCTCAAACAATCAAAAAACAATGGCTGCGCTCTAATCATACCCCCTTATGGCTCAGCGTTTATGAAAGCTTTAAAAAAGCCCTAGACTTTAAAGAAATCCTTTTAGTCGTAAGCGAATTGGATTATATTTACATCCAACGCCATTATCCTGAAATCAAGCTTGTAAAAGGCGGGGCATCAAGGCAAGAATCCGTGCGTAACGCTTTAAAAATGATTGATAGCGCTTACACGCTCACCAGTGATGCGGCTAGGGGTTTAGCCAATATGGAAGCGCTCAAAAGTTTGTTTTTAACCCTCCAACAAACCAGCCATTATTGCATCGCTCCTTACTTGCCTTGCTATGACACAGCGATCTATTATAACGAAGCTTTAGATAGAGAAGCGATCAAACTCATTCAAACCCCGCAATTAAGCCACACCAAAGCGCTCCAATCAGCCCTAAATCAAGGGGATTTTAAAGATGAAAGCAGCGCGATTTTACAAGCTTTCCCTAATCGTGTGAGCTATATTGAAGGCAGTAAGGATTTGCACAAGCTCACCACGAGCGGCGATTTGAAACATTTCGCGCTCTTTTTCAACCCAGCAAAAGACACTTTTATAGGCATGGGCTTTGATACGCATGCGTTCATTAAAGATAAGCCTATGGTTTTAGGGGGGGTTGTTTTGGATTGCGAGTTTGGGTTAAAGGCTCATAGCGACGGCGATGCTTTGTTGCACGCGGTTATTGATGCGATTTTAGGAGCGATTAAAGGGGGGGATATTGGCGAATGGTTCCCTGATAATGACCCCAAATACAAAAACGCCTCTTCTAAAGAGCTTTTAAAAATCGTGTTGGATTTTTCTCAAAGCATTGGGTTTGAATTGTTTGAAATGGGGGCGACTATTTTTAGCGAGATCCCTAAAATCACCCCTTACAAACCGGCGATTTTAGAGAATTTGAGCCAACTTTTAGGTTTAGAAAAATCTCAAATCAGCTTGAAAGCCACCACAATGGAAAAAATGGGGTTCATTGGCCAACAAGAAGGGCTGTTAGTCCAAGCGCATGTGAGCATGCGTTATAAACAAAAACTTTAA